From one Methanomassiliicoccales archaeon genomic stretch:
- a CDS encoding DUF166 family protein, producing the protein MTKRKVILTQELLGSDIVRALWAIAKEHGMCLDYLPITIAYANIGSSEKKIFYNIRILSENATLAISSPERDGAINSESRYRELFLDIPDESIDIFSSLVEDLSAKIVDYSAQPSSMYKPETQVERIDTYTAPPPRDYSMGFRVLVVWQGEYGERIFRNLEKRAPPHWQVNALELSRDLPMIIDDPSEYIPEEIPETDLLLFLSESQNSPQLVPELVRRSRARGLIAPIDNSEWMPFGQVSQISKIMDQWHVEYAFPRPFCSLDLVGKETIDEFARWFGKPIIEIETEDNKTASNIKVIRGTPCGNTHYLAENVRGVRLDEIVEKAALTHHHYPCLASMKIEPDLNDTLMHASGFITKNVFEEQVKKYIKRNVGYLDPSQFR; encoded by the coding sequence ATGACAAAAAGGAAGGTCATACTAACACAGGAGCTTTTAGGCAGCGATATCGTGAGAGCACTATGGGCTATAGCAAAAGAACACGGAATGTGTCTCGACTATCTTCCGATCACGATCGCATACGCAAATATCGGTTCGTCAGAAAAAAAGATCTTTTACAATATCCGAATTTTATCGGAAAATGCGACACTTGCGATTTCATCACCTGAAAGGGACGGAGCAATAAATTCCGAATCTCGATACCGCGAGCTCTTTTTGGACATTCCCGATGAATCAATAGATATCTTTTCCTCCTTAGTCGAGGACCTCAGTGCAAAAATTGTTGACTATAGCGCTCAGCCATCAAGTATGTACAAGCCAGAGACTCAAGTCGAAAGAATCGATACTTACACAGCCCCACCACCGAGAGATTATTCTATGGGATTCAGAGTCCTCGTCGTTTGGCAGGGAGAATACGGAGAAAGAATCTTCAGAAATCTAGAAAAAAGAGCTCCACCTCATTGGCAAGTCAACGCACTGGAATTATCAAGGGATCTACCAATGATCATTGACGACCCTTCAGAATACATTCCAGAGGAGATTCCAGAAACGGATCTCCTTCTTTTTCTCTCTGAAAGCCAGAACTCTCCGCAACTAGTGCCTGAGCTCGTACGTCGATCGAGAGCCCGGGGGCTCATCGCACCAATCGACAATAGCGAATGGATGCCATTTGGGCAAGTAAGCCAGATCAGCAAAATCATGGATCAATGGCACGTTGAATACGCCTTTCCACGGCCGTTCTGTTCTCTTGACCTTGTTGGAAAGGAAACAATTGACGAATTCGCCCGATGGTTTGGCAAACCTATTATTGAAATTGAGACCGAGGACAACAAGACCGCCAGTAATATTAAAGTGATCAGGGGCACACCATGCGGAAATACTCATTACCTCGCGGAGAACGTGAGGGGTGTGCGGCTTGATGAGATTGTTGAAAAGGCCGCGCTCACTCACCATCATTATCCTTGCCTCGCATCAATGAAAATTGAACCTGATTTGAACGATACTCTGATGCACGCCTCAGGGTTCATTACGAAAAATGTTTTCGAGGAGCAGGTCAAAAAATACATAAAAAGGAATGTGGGATATCTGGATCCGTCTCAATTTAGATAA
- a CDS encoding ASKHA domain-containing protein → MHPLVRFLPQNVTVEVTPGATVLEAAYQAGVMVNSICGGKGTCGKCRVIVQGDVEPFGGREFFSEDEWKAGYRLACKTRINDNVEVLVPEEIQIASHQILTSYKVERLGELSPLSSARYLELPLPTLDDNLADLERLRRSLLSSGVDLSTTLRALRIMPKVLRESQWKVTAVLDESGETKRLIDLRPGDATKRNFGIAVDIGTTTVVLSLVDLATGNVIAQASNYNKQIMCGEDVLSRIAYAEEGGLPRLNQLIIETINYLIAELCSVSENCEGIGGKVCAHEISSMAVAGNTTMIHLFLGLDPKYIRYEPYVPTVSIPPIYRADEVGVNINPDAPIYCVPSRASYVGGDITADIIASGMHLRPEIAMLIDVGTNGEVVLGNNEWLISCSCSAGPAFEGGEVRYGMRAMSGAIERVRILENYDVKYSTIGGAKPRGICGSGLIDLIAEMFLRGLIDKKGHIQQANTSRVRRGEDGMEFVIAWANETAIGKDRITKLDGKQRIVVKEEKGRDIVITENDIGNIIRTKAAVYAACCVLLKKVNLTFDDVSRLYIAGGFGNYIDMERAVAIGLLPDLPFNRFVFLGNAALAGAYLTLLSKDKRIEAQKVYEMMTYLELSTTQMFFDEFSSALFLPHTDISRFPTVAELLRKL, encoded by the coding sequence ATGCATCCATTGGTACGATTTCTGCCTCAGAACGTGACGGTTGAAGTGACCCCAGGAGCAACGGTACTAGAAGCGGCTTATCAAGCTGGGGTTATGGTCAACAGCATCTGCGGTGGAAAAGGTACTTGCGGAAAATGTCGTGTTATCGTGCAAGGTGATGTTGAGCCATTTGGCGGCAGGGAGTTTTTTTCGGAGGATGAGTGGAAAGCGGGATATCGCCTTGCCTGTAAAACACGTATCAATGACAATGTAGAGGTACTAGTCCCAGAAGAAATTCAGATCGCCTCTCATCAAATCTTGACATCCTACAAAGTCGAAAGGCTTGGTGAACTTTCACCATTATCCTCGGCAAGATATCTTGAGCTTCCTTTGCCAACTCTTGATGATAATCTCGCGGATCTTGAACGGTTGAGACGCTCTCTTCTGTCATCAGGGGTTGACCTTTCCACGACCCTTCGGGCATTGAGGATAATGCCGAAGGTGTTGAGGGAAAGTCAATGGAAGGTCACCGCAGTCCTTGATGAAAGCGGCGAGACAAAGAGATTAATTGACCTAAGACCAGGTGACGCCACAAAAAGGAATTTTGGAATTGCCGTCGACATCGGAACGACAACGGTTGTTCTCAGTCTCGTGGATCTTGCGACAGGCAACGTGATCGCTCAAGCTTCGAATTATAACAAACAGATTATGTGCGGTGAAGATGTACTCTCGCGAATCGCCTACGCTGAGGAGGGGGGTCTGCCGCGCCTTAATCAGTTGATCATTGAGACAATAAATTACTTGATAGCAGAATTGTGCAGCGTCTCAGAAAACTGCGAGGGAATCGGCGGTAAAGTCTGCGCCCACGAAATATCGAGCATGGCGGTCGCTGGTAATACCACGATGATTCATCTCTTTTTAGGCCTCGATCCGAAATACATTCGTTACGAACCATATGTCCCGACTGTGAGCATCCCGCCAATTTATCGGGCTGATGAGGTTGGTGTGAACATCAATCCAGATGCACCAATTTACTGCGTCCCTAGCAGAGCGAGCTATGTTGGAGGAGACATTACGGCTGATATCATCGCATCTGGGATGCATCTCAGACCGGAAATCGCAATGTTGATCGACGTCGGTACGAACGGCGAGGTTGTTCTTGGCAACAACGAGTGGCTTATTTCGTGCTCGTGCTCCGCAGGCCCAGCTTTCGAAGGCGGAGAGGTTAGGTACGGGATGAGAGCAATGTCAGGTGCGATCGAACGTGTTCGCATCCTTGAGAATTACGATGTTAAGTATTCAACGATTGGCGGCGCAAAGCCACGTGGGATTTGCGGATCCGGTCTGATCGATCTCATAGCGGAAATGTTCCTCCGTGGTTTGATCGATAAAAAAGGCCATATCCAGCAGGCCAATACGTCGCGCGTTAGGCGTGGCGAGGACGGCATGGAATTTGTTATTGCTTGGGCTAATGAGACTGCTATAGGGAAAGACAGGATAACAAAACTTGACGGAAAGCAAAGGATCGTTGTGAAAGAAGAGAAGGGACGCGACATCGTGATCACGGAAAATGATATAGGTAATATAATCAGGACAAAGGCCGCAGTCTACGCTGCTTGCTGTGTCTTACTTAAGAAAGTCAACTTGACTTTTGATGATGTCTCAAGATTGTATATTGCTGGTGGTTTTGGCAACTACATCGACATGGAACGCGCCGTTGCGATAGGCTTGCTACCAGATCTGCCATTCAACCGTTTTGTATTTCTGGGTAATGCAGCGCTGGCCGGTGCCTATTTGACGCTACTCTCAAAGGATAAGAGGATCGAGGCGCAGAAGGTGTATGAGATGATGACTTATCTCGAACTCAGTACGACTCAGATGTTCTTCGATGAATTCTCCTCGGCCCTTTTCTTGCCGCATACAGATATCAGCAGATTTCCGACTGTGGCGGAACTGCTCAGGAAGCTCTAG
- a CDS encoding class I SAM-dependent methyltransferase family protein, whose protein sequence is MLLAKVEKHRAEAVRRALFARDIVRKDLAILEERDSILIPLKENLDAATIRELDLVLVEGKSHPRTFYRSPYEEIRDRVDIPDSLKSRLPDKWEKLGDVLILRLPPELDKYEAQIAEVYARVLRAKAVCREIGIITGPYREPNLKVILGDETETVHIENGIKYKFDVARIMFSSGNINERKRMSELECDGETVIDMFAGIGYFTLPIAVYTKAKKIVACEINPLSYRYLEENIRLNHVDSKVTAFLGDNRNLPGKGIADRIIMGYVGTTHHYLPKALELIKPSGIIHYHETCPINLFPEQPMRRIDDAMHGRRYEILSIREVKSYGPSTIHVVVDIRVLE, encoded by the coding sequence ATGTTGCTGGCGAAAGTCGAAAAACACAGAGCTGAAGCGGTGAGACGAGCCCTTTTCGCACGAGACATCGTGAGAAAGGACCTCGCGATCCTGGAAGAGCGGGACAGTATACTCATTCCTCTGAAGGAGAATTTAGACGCGGCGACGATCAGGGAACTTGATTTGGTACTCGTTGAGGGGAAAAGCCATCCGCGCACTTTTTACAGATCCCCTTACGAAGAAATAAGAGACCGCGTTGATATCCCAGATAGTCTCAAGTCACGATTGCCAGACAAATGGGAGAAACTCGGGGATGTCCTCATCCTGAGGTTACCTCCTGAGCTTGACAAATACGAGGCGCAGATCGCAGAGGTTTATGCAAGAGTTTTGCGTGCAAAAGCTGTTTGCCGGGAGATCGGTATTATCACGGGGCCATACAGGGAACCGAATCTTAAGGTGATTCTTGGTGATGAGACGGAGACTGTGCACATCGAGAATGGAATCAAATATAAATTCGATGTCGCCAGGATCATGTTTTCCTCCGGCAACATCAATGAGCGGAAGCGGATGAGTGAACTTGAATGTGATGGAGAAACCGTCATCGACATGTTTGCCGGCATCGGTTATTTTACTTTACCCATTGCAGTTTATACAAAGGCAAAGAAGATCGTCGCCTGTGAAATTAATCCCCTCTCTTATCGTTACCTGGAAGAAAATATTCGTCTCAATCACGTCGACTCGAAGGTTACGGCGTTCCTCGGTGATAATCGTAATTTGCCGGGTAAAGGCATCGCAGATAGAATTATCATGGGGTATGTCGGTACGACACACCATTACCTTCCCAAGGCACTGGAACTAATAAAACCCAGCGGAATAATCCATTATCATGAAACTTGTCCGATCAATCTTTTCCCCGAGCAACCAATGCGTCGCATCGACGATGCGATGCATGGGCGGAGGTATGAGATCCTCAGTATCCGAGAGGTGAAATCGTATGGACCATCGACAATTCACGTCGTTGTGGACATACGCGTCCTCGAATAA
- a CDS encoding DUF835 domain-containing protein: MPAEKSYAKGYLKGYEDGLREAWEELISLTMKGYSAREIQVLAKSSRNSIVARIRQKRKKFEEELGELDEEETRAPKELVVPTELVPGSVIILKGKEIDGAFISFKSLIEKGFKGLCVTRSHPATVKRKFTLNVPMVWLTKEEMPPPDQGAADEQLYVSPTDLPRLSTIVKTFTSGKSGNDQGSTKVILLEGVEYLITQNDFRNVLRFLQNVKDQVVLSKSILLIPIDPSTFEQKDLSLLELEMGR, from the coding sequence GTGCCGGCCGAAAAGTCCTACGCCAAGGGCTATTTAAAGGGCTATGAAGATGGATTAAGAGAAGCTTGGGAAGAGCTGATCTCGTTGACGATGAAAGGTTACAGCGCACGCGAAATACAGGTACTCGCAAAGTCGTCGCGTAACTCGATCGTTGCCAGAATAAGACAAAAAAGGAAGAAGTTCGAAGAGGAACTCGGCGAGCTCGATGAAGAGGAGACGAGAGCGCCGAAAGAATTAGTCGTTCCCACAGAATTAGTTCCTGGATCAGTTATTATTCTCAAGGGGAAGGAAATTGATGGGGCGTTCATCTCCTTCAAATCGCTCATCGAAAAGGGCTTCAAAGGTCTCTGCGTGACGAGATCGCATCCCGCAACGGTGAAAAGAAAATTCACATTGAACGTCCCAATGGTATGGCTCACAAAGGAGGAGATGCCACCTCCTGATCAAGGCGCTGCCGATGAGCAGTTGTACGTTTCACCAACGGATCTACCAAGGCTCTCGACAATAGTAAAGACCTTCACTTCGGGCAAATCTGGAAACGACCAAGGATCGACGAAGGTCATTCTGCTTGAGGGTGTTGAGTACTTGATCACACAGAATGATTTCAGGAATGTCTTGAGATTTTTACAAAACGTAAAAGATCAAGTTGTCTTGTCAAAATCGATCCTGCTGATCCCGATCGACCCCTCCACCTTCGAACAAAAGGATCTCAGTTTACTGGAACTCGAAATGGGAAGATAG
- a CDS encoding AAA family ATPase has translation MSYAIAVAGKGGVGKSTIAALLIRALAEKSREVVLAVDADPNSNLGEKLGVKVDKTIGDLREDLLKKADEIPAGTSKQEFIRYQIQLALVEGDQFDLLTMGRPEGPGCYCYINNILRTFMDELVDDYAYIVIDNEAGMEHLSRRTTRKMDKLIVVSDATKLGVETAVRIKELAEEMGLQIKSNMLVVNRSPPELHSVVEAVIKAGGFQDVRKVPNDKKIEELAMVGEPLTRLDSTSPALRAVREIVRDLT, from the coding sequence ATGAGTTACGCAATCGCCGTAGCGGGGAAAGGAGGCGTGGGTAAATCAACGATAGCCGCGCTCCTTATTCGAGCACTAGCTGAGAAATCTCGAGAAGTTGTTCTAGCTGTCGACGCAGATCCCAATTCTAACCTTGGAGAAAAACTCGGTGTAAAAGTCGATAAGACAATCGGCGACCTCAGAGAGGACCTCCTCAAAAAAGCAGATGAAATTCCAGCGGGCACGAGCAAACAGGAATTCATCAGATATCAAATTCAACTGGCTCTTGTTGAAGGAGATCAATTCGATCTGTTGACAATGGGGCGACCTGAGGGGCCTGGGTGCTATTGCTATATCAACAACATTCTGAGGACCTTCATGGACGAGCTGGTCGATGATTATGCGTACATCGTCATTGATAACGAAGCTGGCATGGAACACCTCTCTCGTCGGACGACTAGGAAAATGGACAAGTTGATCGTCGTTTCAGATGCGACCAAACTGGGCGTGGAGACAGCGGTGAGGATTAAAGAACTCGCCGAGGAAATGGGGCTCCAAATAAAATCGAATATGCTGGTTGTCAACCGCTCGCCGCCGGAGCTGCACAGTGTTGTTGAGGCGGTGATCAAGGCAGGTGGGTTCCAAGACGTGAGAAAGGTTCCTAATGACAAAAAAATAGAAGAACTAGCCATGGTCGGCGAACCTTTGACCAGGCTCGACTCGACAAGTCCAGCATTGAGGGCTGTGAGGGAGATCGTTAGGGATTTGACTTGA
- the albA gene encoding DNA-binding protein Alba, producing the protein MADENTVYIGKKPTMNYVLAVVTQFNSGSTDVIIKARGRAISRAVDVAEIVRNRFIHDAVVKDIKIQTETIPAEGGGSANVSSIEIYMSK; encoded by the coding sequence TTGGCAGACGAAAATACGGTATACATTGGAAAAAAACCAACAATGAACTATGTTTTGGCTGTTGTGACGCAGTTTAACAGCGGCTCGACCGACGTCATCATCAAAGCAAGAGGAAGAGCAATTAGCCGTGCGGTTGATGTCGCTGAGATCGTCAGGAACAGGTTTATACACGACGCTGTGGTGAAGGACATCAAGATACAAACTGAAACAATCCCAGCAGAGGGCGGCGGCAGCGCCAATGTGTCTTCCATCGAGATTTACATGAGCAAGTAG
- a CDS encoding ferredoxin family protein, producing the protein MPPKVDEDLCTGCGRCEEVCPAGVFEIVDNISKVKNPEECTECGSCVDECPVEAIKLE; encoded by the coding sequence ATGCCACCAAAAGTTGATGAAGATCTGTGTACTGGATGCGGAAGATGTGAAGAGGTCTGCCCTGCGGGCGTTTTTGAAATCGTCGACAACATTTCGAAAGTCAAAAATCCTGAAGAATGCACTGAATGTGGTTCCTGTGTCGATGAGTGCCCCGTTGAAGCAATCAAACTTGAATGA
- a CDS encoding helix-turn-helix domain-containing protein — translation MMEAVISLKMPENWIKDALMQYPSVIKIIGSKPVNGKAVRDLVEIEVEREEDLPSVIESIRSSPNIFNVDITPIERGKVLAVFSTTECAVCRLLAHTDCFLTSSTSTKDGRLEWSLLVTEKEPLQRLMKNLEKVGAEPKLIKITEISDKDALTARQEQITRMAFEKGYFDFPRKISLKQLAKSLGVSTSTLSEILRKGQKRILTKYFREHREI, via the coding sequence ATGATGGAAGCAGTCATATCGCTAAAAATGCCCGAGAATTGGATCAAGGATGCGCTCATGCAATACCCGTCAGTCATCAAGATCATCGGCTCTAAGCCTGTCAATGGGAAAGCGGTAAGAGATCTCGTCGAGATCGAAGTTGAGAGGGAGGAGGACCTGCCTTCGGTCATCGAATCAATCAGATCGAGTCCCAATATTTTTAACGTCGATATTACACCCATTGAAAGGGGAAAGGTTCTCGCGGTTTTTTCGACAACTGAGTGTGCTGTCTGCCGATTGCTCGCGCACACAGACTGTTTCCTCACATCTTCAACTTCAACAAAAGACGGCCGGCTCGAATGGTCTCTGCTAGTAACAGAAAAGGAGCCACTTCAGAGGTTAATGAAGAACCTCGAGAAGGTAGGCGCCGAGCCGAAGTTAATTAAGATCACTGAGATCAGTGACAAAGACGCACTGACTGCAAGGCAAGAACAGATTACACGGATGGCCTTTGAGAAAGGATATTTCGATTTCCCGCGGAAAATCAGCCTCAAGCAGCTGGCTAAGAGTCTCGGTGTTTCGACATCAACGCTGTCCGAAATCCTGAGGAAGGGGCAGAAGCGCATCCTCACGAAGTACTTCAGGGAACATCGCGAGATTTAG
- the acsC gene encoding acetyl-CoA decarbonylase/synthase complex subunit gamma — MSFLEVIEVPTAMEIFKLLPKKNCGECKFPTCLAFAMQLANQKAKLEDCPYVSDQAKATLAASAAPPIRLVKIGTGQNTIEIGDETELYRHEKKFFHPTAYALIISDSSSDAEIKAKVEKAHSLRFERVGQLLKMDMVGVRNDSGSAEKFANVVEQVSKMTDLPMILISDKPDAMKLAASKIATKVPLLHGAKSTNAEAMAAVAKETKCPLVVYEDTGLNQLADLVAKVKAAGVEDIVLDFGARTLKDLIEKSTIIRKISVKKIFRGLGYPIYVHAGEGEKAILKGLISTMKYGSIVAFDDIDPATALPLYVLRQNIYTDPQVPIQVKPDLYAINNPDEKSPLLFTTNFSLTYFTVVGDIEKSKIPVWLQVIDTEGLSVMTAFAAGKLTPEMVAKALEASGAKNKSKRGEIIIPGMVARMSSKLQELTGLKVIVGPKESNGLPKLLKSLD; from the coding sequence ATGAGCTTCTTGGAGGTGATTGAAGTGCCGACCGCAATGGAGATCTTCAAGCTACTACCGAAAAAGAACTGCGGTGAATGCAAATTTCCCACGTGCCTGGCTTTTGCGATGCAACTGGCTAACCAGAAGGCAAAGCTCGAAGACTGCCCCTATGTTTCAGATCAGGCAAAGGCCACGCTCGCTGCGTCCGCCGCGCCACCGATCCGGCTGGTCAAGATCGGTACGGGCCAGAATACAATCGAGATAGGGGACGAGACAGAATTGTACCGGCATGAGAAGAAGTTCTTCCATCCCACGGCATATGCACTCATTATTTCGGATTCCTCATCCGATGCCGAGATCAAGGCGAAGGTTGAGAAAGCTCATTCCCTTAGGTTCGAGAGAGTTGGACAGCTGTTGAAAATGGACATGGTTGGTGTCAGGAACGATTCGGGAAGCGCAGAGAAGTTCGCTAACGTCGTCGAACAGGTTTCAAAGATGACTGATCTCCCGATGATTTTGATTTCAGACAAACCTGATGCCATGAAACTTGCAGCGTCTAAGATTGCAACGAAAGTGCCTCTCTTACACGGCGCTAAATCAACCAATGCCGAGGCGATGGCTGCTGTGGCAAAGGAAACAAAATGCCCGCTGGTCGTTTACGAAGACACGGGCCTCAACCAGCTGGCCGATCTCGTTGCCAAGGTGAAGGCGGCTGGTGTCGAAGACATCGTCCTCGACTTCGGTGCGAGAACACTCAAGGATCTGATCGAGAAAAGCACAATTATCCGGAAGATCTCGGTGAAGAAGATTTTCAGAGGACTCGGATATCCAATATACGTTCACGCGGGTGAGGGCGAGAAAGCTATTCTGAAAGGTCTCATTTCGACGATGAAATACGGTAGCATTGTTGCCTTTGATGATATCGATCCCGCCACAGCACTACCACTGTACGTCCTGAGACAGAACATCTACACCGATCCGCAAGTCCCAATCCAGGTCAAACCAGACCTGTACGCGATTAATAATCCTGATGAGAAGTCGCCACTCCTCTTCACGACGAACTTCTCCCTCACATACTTCACCGTTGTCGGGGACATTGAGAAAAGCAAAATCCCGGTTTGGCTACAGGTCATTGACACAGAAGGTTTGTCGGTCATGACCGCATTCGCCGCTGGAAAGCTCACACCTGAGATGGTCGCGAAAGCCCTCGAGGCATCGGGTGCTAAGAACAAATCAAAGCGCGGCGAAATCATCATCCCTGGTATGGTGGCCAGGATGAGTAGCAAGCTTCAGGAACTGACGGGATTGAAGGTCATCGTCGGGCCAAAGGAATCAAATGGATTGCCGAAGCTTCTCAAATCGCTTGACTAA
- a CDS encoding Glu/Leu/Phe/Val dehydrogenase, which translates to MNQNNPYEMAVKQTENVGRLLGLDQDLINFLTRPQRELTVNFPVRLDDGRVRMFTGFRVQHNFARGPCKGGIRYHPNVSLDEVRALAMWMTWKCAVMGIPFGGAKGGIICNPKEMSRGEIERMTRRYVTEISMIIGPHKDIPAPDVYTDAQTMAWIMDTYSMNKGYMVPSVVTGKPLEIGGSKGRDEATSRGLMYVIREAAKVKNIELKGATVAIQGYGNVGWHAARLLHQEAGCKIVAISDSKGGILNQNGLDPIKVYEHKQKTGSVQDMEGAKNITQEDLLETECTILIPAALENVIRKDNAKKIRAEIVAEGANGPTTPEADRILFDKGIMVIPDILANAGGVTVSYFEWVQNLQFYFWSLDEVKSRLLQMMTEAFETVYGIARSQNVDLRTAAYMLAMKRVARAMEMRGFYP; encoded by the coding sequence ATGAATCAGAACAATCCATACGAAATGGCTGTCAAACAGACTGAAAATGTGGGAAGGCTCCTCGGACTCGACCAAGATCTGATCAATTTCCTGACAAGACCGCAGCGTGAGCTGACGGTCAACTTCCCCGTCAGGTTGGACGATGGTAGGGTAAGAATGTTCACGGGATTCCGCGTTCAGCATAATTTCGCGCGAGGACCATGCAAGGGTGGAATCAGATATCATCCGAACGTCTCGCTCGATGAAGTGAGAGCTCTCGCCATGTGGATGACTTGGAAATGCGCAGTCATGGGCATTCCATTTGGTGGGGCCAAGGGAGGAATTATCTGCAATCCGAAAGAAATGAGCCGAGGGGAAATCGAAAGGATGACGAGACGATATGTGACGGAGATTTCAATGATCATTGGCCCTCACAAAGACATCCCTGCACCCGATGTTTACACCGATGCCCAGACCATGGCGTGGATCATGGATACTTACAGCATGAACAAAGGATACATGGTACCTAGTGTAGTAACGGGAAAGCCGCTGGAAATTGGCGGGTCTAAGGGACGGGATGAAGCGACGTCTCGCGGCTTAATGTATGTGATACGGGAAGCGGCCAAAGTGAAGAATATTGAGTTGAAGGGAGCAACGGTTGCCATTCAAGGTTACGGCAACGTGGGTTGGCATGCGGCGAGACTCCTTCACCAAGAAGCTGGATGCAAGATCGTTGCTATAAGCGATTCGAAGGGCGGCATCCTGAACCAGAATGGACTCGATCCGATCAAGGTCTACGAACACAAACAAAAGACTGGCTCTGTTCAGGACATGGAGGGGGCCAAGAACATCACGCAAGAGGATCTGCTTGAGACCGAATGTACGATCCTCATTCCTGCAGCGCTCGAAAATGTTATCAGAAAAGACAATGCGAAGAAGATTAGGGCTGAAATTGTTGCAGAGGGGGCAAATGGTCCGACGACGCCCGAAGCAGACAGAATCCTCTTTGATAAGGGAATCATGGTGATCCCGGACATCCTTGCAAATGCGGGTGGTGTAACGGTCAGTTATTTTGAATGGGTGCAAAACCTGCAGTTCTATTTCTGGTCGTTAGATGAGGTCAAGAGCCGCCTACTGCAGATGATGACGGAGGCATTTGAAACAGTGTACGGGATTGCAAGGAGCCAGAATGTGGATTTGAGGACTGCTGCGTACATGTTGGCGATGAAACGCGTCGCGAGGGCGATGGAAATGAGGGGGTTTTACCCTTAG
- a CDS encoding NAD(P)/FAD-dependent oxidoreductase, whose amino-acid sequence MDYDLVIVGGGPVGCEIASRVGSSLKSLVIEEHEQIGLPVQCAGLITPRVVEMTGTRDSILNKFSAAHFHFPSGLVLEVRGKGTKAFVVDRRRFDQICYERAVSVGASFSFCSKFIDFRNVGDKLKLAIEVNGERQVISTKLLVGADGYRSHVSEIGGLGRPLERVKGIQVDIEYEMNDQDAVEVYLGEKVAPGFFAWMIPCGSFTRLGLCISEQFGAPADYLRRLLKQLGLDQRRRIRTSSGVIPIGTLSKTYADRLMIVGDAAGQAKPLSGGGLYTGCVAAWCAAETVSRCFGEGDFSQRLTSTYQRAWKRKIGRELDRSYRIRKVFTQLDDKKLDEIGSIFNREEVTEVLSEGDIDFPSLLAPSVLKAAPSLLKFSPQLLRTFIRK is encoded by the coding sequence GTGGATTACGATCTCGTCATCGTTGGCGGAGGGCCGGTTGGCTGTGAGATTGCCTCACGTGTTGGGTCTAGTCTAAAATCTCTGGTGATCGAAGAGCATGAGCAGATCGGTCTTCCCGTTCAATGTGCTGGACTGATCACTCCCCGAGTAGTTGAAATGACTGGCACGAGAGATTCAATTCTCAATAAATTCTCTGCGGCACACTTTCATTTTCCAAGCGGTTTAGTTCTGGAGGTGAGAGGAAAGGGTACAAAGGCTTTCGTGGTCGATAGGAGGCGGTTCGACCAGATTTGTTATGAAAGAGCCGTTTCTGTTGGTGCATCATTTTCTTTCTGCTCAAAATTCATCGATTTCCGGAATGTGGGAGATAAGCTCAAACTGGCTATTGAGGTTAACGGGGAGCGACAAGTCATTTCGACCAAGCTCCTAGTCGGTGCTGACGGGTATAGGTCCCACGTTTCTGAGATCGGGGGCCTCGGAAGACCTTTAGAGAGGGTGAAAGGGATTCAAGTTGACATCGAGTACGAGATGAATGATCAGGATGCTGTGGAAGTGTACCTTGGCGAAAAGGTAGCGCCCGGGTTCTTTGCATGGATGATCCCCTGCGGTTCATTCACGAGGTTGGGCCTTTGTATTTCAGAGCAATTTGGTGCACCAGCGGATTATCTTAGGCGACTTCTAAAGCAGCTGGGTCTCGACCAACGCAGGAGGATCAGAACGAGTTCTGGAGTTATCCCTATCGGCACTTTGTCTAAAACGTATGCCGATCGATTGATGATCGTGGGCGATGCAGCTGGCCAAGCCAAGCCGCTGAGTGGCGGTGGATTGTACACGGGGTGCGTTGCCGCCTGGTGCGCGGCAGAGACGGTCTCACGCTGTTTTGGTGAAGGGGACTTCTCTCAGCGTTTGACCTCAACATACCAGAGGGCTTGGAAGCGAAAGATCGGCCGTGAACTAGATCGGAGCTATCGTATCCGCAAGGTCTTTACTCAGCTTGACGACAAGAAACTCGATGAGATAGGGTCGATTTTTAATAGGGAAGAAGTCACCGAAGTTCTTTCTGAAGGGGACATCGATTTTCCGAGCCTGCTCGCCCCATCTGTTCTAAAGGCCGCGCCTTCTCTCCTCAAATTTTCGCCGCAGCTCTTGCGCACATTCATACGAAAATGA